From a region of the Lactuca sativa cultivar Salinas chromosome 4, Lsat_Salinas_v11, whole genome shotgun sequence genome:
- the LOC111885085 gene encoding pentatricopeptide repeat-containing protein DOT4, chloroplastic, translating to MLLMTKATTFSSWVSPDLHIRNQKHLFHHKNVKPALRSLQFLSQSFNTLYCTRIPATLTMTTTSNHQVTDYNAEIFRFCEMGNLQKAMDLVCKSEEIDSKTYCHILQLCAESKALHHGKTVHNLICLRGIELDSVLGSKLVFMYVSCGDVREGRRIFDKIEKHHVFLWNFMMNAYAKMGDYEETVSLFRVMQEVGVEPDSYTFSCLFKCFAALGNENFGESIHGYVLKLGFGLDCTVVNSMIALYFKRGNLDNARKLFDHLPERDVITWNTMINGYVANSLPETAFEVFKSMLNSRVSMDSATMVSVVAACASMGVLTLGQTIHAFAVKSEFNKETKFNNTLLDMYSKCGDMDAALQVFKNMDERSSVVSWTSLIAGYTRKGESHKAIELFLNMKKKGVKPDSFTVTSILHACASNGSLEKGQEVHNYIKENQIHSLAVSNALMDMYAKCGSMDDSYHVFSETPFKDIVSWNTMIGGYSKNSLPSEALTLFTKMQSEIKPDNITMTCILPACASLASLNKGREIHTHVLKKGFSSDQFVINALIDMYMKCGALLLAKSLFEITKIKNLVTWTIMIAGYAMHGFGHEALSTFKKMREEGEKGKKGIEPNEASFTSILHACSHSGLLKEGQEFYKIMVNEFKIEPKLEHYACMVDLLSKTGKLSEAYKFIKKMPVKPNSIIWGALLCGCRFHHDVKLAEKVAEEIFELEPENTGNYLLLANIYSEAEKWEEVKVLRDRVSKRGLKKNVGCSWIEIKGEVYIFVGGDKENPEAKKIESLLDKLKMEMKKDGCLDRVKYGLVDEDMEKEVKVCGHSEKLAMGFGILKLAHGRTIRVTKNMRVCWECHEMAKFVSKNVGRQIVLRDSNRFHHFKDGFCSCRGYW from the coding sequence ATGCTGTTAATGACCAAAGCCACAACGTTCTCATCATGGGTCTCTCCAGATCTCCATATACGAAATCAAAAACATCTTTTTCACCATAAAAATGTCAAACCAGCTTTAAGATCTTTACAATTTCTATCTCAAAGCTTCAACACTTTATACTGTACACGAATTCCCGCTACTTTAACAATGACTACAACCTCTAATCATCAAGTTACAGATTACAATGCTGAAATTTTCAGATTCTGTGAAATGGGTAATCTTCAGAAGGCGATGGATTTGGTTTGTAAGTCTGAAGAAATTGATTCCAAGACGTACTGTCACATCCTACAGCTTTGCGCGGAGTCAAAGGCTCTGCACCATGGCAAGACAGTTCATAATTTGATATGTTTGAGGGGAATTGAACTTGATTCTGTTCTGGGTTCAAAGCTTGTGTTTATGTATGTGAGCTGTGGGGATGTGAGAGAAGGAAGGCGGATTTTCGATAAAATTGAGAAACATCACGTTTTTCTTTGGAACTTTATGATGAACGCGTATGCAAAGATGGGTGATTATGAGGAGACTGTATCTTTGTTCAGAGTAATGCAGGAAGTGGGTGTCGAACCTGATTCTTACACATTTTCTTGTTTATTTAAATGCTTTGCAGCTCTTGGGAATGAAAATTTCGGGGAAAGTATCCATGGTTATGTTCTAAAGCTGGGGTTTGGACTTGATTGTACTGTGGTGAACTCCATGATTGCTCTTTACTTCAAGCGTGGAAACCTTGATAATGCACGGAAGCTGTTCGATCATTTGCCTGAACGAGATGTGATTACTTGGAATACAATGATAAACGGATATGTAGCCAACAGTCTTCCAGAAACAGCCTTTGAGGTCTTCAAGAGCATGCTTAATTCTAGGGTTAGCATGGATTCGGCTACAATGGTTAGTGTTGTAGCAGCATGTGCAAGCATGGGTGTCCTTACTTTAGGCCAAACAATTCATGCTTTTGCAGTGAAAAGCGAATTCAACAAGGAAACAAAATTTAACAACACCTTACTTGATATGTATTCAAAATGTGGTGACATGGATGCTGCACTTCAAGTATTCAAAAACATGGATGAAAGAAGTAGTGTTGTTTCATGGACTTCATTAATTGCAGGATATACAAGAAAAGGTGAATCCCATAAAGCAATCGAGTTATTCCTCAACATGAAAAAGAAAGGTGTGAAACCCGATAGTTTCACAGTCACAAGCATCCTTCATGCTTGTGCTTCAAATGGTTCACTAGAAAAAGGCCAAGAAGTTCACAATTATATCAAAGAAAACCAAATCCACTCTTTAGCAGTTTCTAATGCTCTTATGGACATGTATGCAAAATGTGGTAGCATGGATGATTCATATCATGTTTTCTCTGAAACCCCTTTTAAAGATATTGTCTCTTGGAACACAATGATTGGAGGCTACTCAAAAAACTCTCTTCCAAGTGAAGCACTTACTTTATTTACCAAAATGCAAAGTGAAATCAAACCTGATAACATAACAATGACATGCATCCTTCCCGCATGTGCCAGCCTGGCATCTTTAAACAAAGGCCGAGAAATCCACACACATGTTTTAAAAAAAGGGTTTTCTTCAGATCAATTTGTCATCAATGCACTTATTGACATGTACATGAAATGTGGAGCTTTACTTTTAGCAAAATCACTCTTTGAAATAACCAAAATCAAGAATCTTGTCACATGGACAATCATGATCGCAGGGTATGCCATGCATGGATTTGGACATGAAGCTTTATCCACCTTCAAAAAGATGCGTGAAGAAGGTGAAAAGGGTAAAAAAGGAATTGAACCTAATGAAGCTTCGTTTACTTCTATATTACACGCGTGTAGCCATTCAGGGTTGCTCAAAGAAGGTCAAGAATTTTACAAAATCATGGTGAATGAGTTCAAGATTGAACCCAAGTTAGAGCATTACGCATGTATGGTGGATCTTCTTTCTAAAACAGGAAAGTTATCAGAAGCTTATAAGTTTATCAAAAAGATGCCTGTTAAACCTAACTCCATAATATGGGGAGCATTACTTTGTGGTTGTAGGTTTCACCATGATGTGAAACTAGCCGAAAAAGTTGCAGAAGAAATTTTCGAATTAGAACCAGAAAACACAGGAAACTATCTACTTTTGGCTAATATATACTCAGAGGCTGAGAAATGGGAGGAAGTGAAGGTGTTAAGAGATAGAGTTAGTAAACGGGGTTTGAAAAAGAATGTAGGGTGTAGTTGGATAGAGATTAAGGGTGAAGTTTATATATTTGTTGGAGGAGATAAAGAGAATCCAGAGGCTAAAAAGATTGAATCTTTATTGGATAAGTTGAAAATGGAGATGAAGAAAGATGGATGTTTAGATAGAGTAAAATATGGATTGGTTGATGAAGATATGGAGAAAGAAGTTAAGGTTTGTGGGCATAGTGAGAAGCTTGCAATGGGTTTTGGGATACTGAAGTTGGCTCATGGTAGGACAATACGGGTGACTAAGAATATGAGAGTATGTTGGGAGTGTCATGAAATGGCGAAATTTGTTTCCAAGAATGTTGGGAGGCAGATTGTGTTGAGAGATTCGAATAGGTTTCATCATTTTAAGGATGGGTTTTGTTCTTGTAGAGGTTACTGGTGA